A part of Synechococcus sp. KORDI-49 genomic DNA contains:
- a CDS encoding 6-carboxytetrahydropterin synthase, which yields MLTPPSRHVCSKRFEGYPCCHRQWRHPGHCRFVHGYSRSFTLWFAARQLDVCGFVVDFSGLKGFEQRLRDHFDHTFLVNEDDPLLEEWQRLHELGALDLRVMTNVGMETTAELVWSWANQLLQERDLGRTCCWAVEARENERNAATYSSVPEWFGNESTQL from the coding sequence GTGCTGACCCCTCCCTCCCGTCACGTCTGCAGCAAGCGGTTCGAGGGGTATCCCTGCTGTCATCGGCAATGGCGTCATCCGGGCCATTGCCGCTTCGTTCACGGTTACAGCCGCAGTTTCACGCTCTGGTTCGCGGCCCGTCAGCTCGATGTCTGCGGTTTTGTGGTGGATTTCTCGGGCCTGAAAGGCTTTGAGCAGCGCCTGCGTGATCACTTTGACCACACTTTCCTCGTCAACGAAGACGATCCGTTGCTGGAGGAATGGCAGCGCCTGCACGAGCTCGGCGCTCTTGATCTGCGTGTGATGACGAACGTTGGGATGGAAACCACCGCGGAACTGGTCTGGAGCTGGGCCAATCAGCTGCTTCAGGAACGTGATCTGGGCCGCACCTGCTGCTGGGCGGTGGAGGCGCGTGAGAACGAACGCAATGCCGCCACCTACAGCTCTGTTCCGGAATGGTTTGGGAATGAATCCACTCAGCTATAA
- a CDS encoding DUF2214 family protein yields the protein MTLAVALTTDVAKNAGVAYVHYLSFMVCFGALVLERRLIKANPDRGEATAMVITDIVYGIAALALLVSGILRVIHFGQGSAFYTENPLFWWKVGIYLSVGALSLYPTITYILWAIPLRKGELPKVSEALAGRLSWIINIELLGFASIPMLATLMARGVGLPAA from the coding sequence ATGACACTGGCGGTCGCGCTCACAACGGATGTCGCCAAAAATGCTGGCGTCGCCTACGTCCATTACCTCAGCTTCATGGTCTGCTTCGGCGCTCTCGTGCTGGAGAGGCGTCTGATCAAGGCGAATCCCGACCGTGGCGAGGCCACGGCCATGGTGATCACCGACATCGTTTACGGCATTGCAGCGTTGGCTCTCCTGGTGAGCGGCATCCTGCGGGTGATCCACTTCGGGCAGGGTTCAGCCTTCTACACGGAGAATCCACTGTTCTGGTGGAAGGTCGGCATTTACCTCTCCGTCGGTGCGCTGTCGCTGTATCCGACCATCACCTACATCCTCTGGGCGATCCCACTGCGCAAGGGTGAACTTCCCAAGGTGAGCGAGGCTCTGGCCGGACGCCTGAGCTGGATCATCAACATCGAGTTGCTCGGCTTCGCCTCCATCCCGATGCTGGCCACGCTGATGGCCCGAGGGGTTGGCCTGCCGGCGGCCTGA
- a CDS encoding peptidase, whose product MQAEPCPPAAEIRLLKQPLQAQSREGEAPGYAKRLATTAFGLPSLPRWCLWIEPVPDPADRWSVRWRRAVDTALSRWRQQVPVVLVDQPERAQIRILRQRPPRRRTDTGWRASNGRSVLRLAELNRAGQRRREPLVELLISPELRAQALEATALHELGHAFGLWGHSDDSLDALAVHQGADPVLTPSDRDRQTLSWVRTQPNRFGPITGQ is encoded by the coding sequence ATGCAGGCTGAGCCCTGTCCTCCCGCTGCTGAGATCCGCCTTCTGAAGCAGCCTCTGCAGGCTCAGTCACGGGAGGGTGAGGCGCCTGGTTACGCCAAGCGCCTCGCCACCACGGCCTTTGGCCTGCCGAGTCTCCCCCGCTGGTGCCTCTGGATCGAACCGGTCCCTGACCCCGCGGACCGCTGGAGTGTGCGCTGGCGTCGCGCTGTCGACACCGCACTCTCCCGTTGGCGTCAGCAGGTTCCTGTGGTGCTGGTGGATCAGCCTGAGCGTGCGCAGATCCGCATCCTTCGCCAGCGACCTCCACGGCGTCGCACCGACACCGGATGGAGAGCCAGCAACGGACGCAGCGTGCTGCGGCTGGCGGAACTCAACCGTGCCGGCCAGCGCCGCCGGGAACCGCTGGTTGAGCTGCTGATTTCGCCGGAGCTTCGTGCCCAGGCGCTGGAGGCCACGGCTCTGCATGAGCTCGGCCATGCCTTCGGGCTCTGGGGCCACAGCGATGATTCCCTTGATGCCCTGGCTGTGCATCAAGGAGCCGATCCGGTGCTCACGCCCAGCGATCGCGATCGTCAGACCCTGTCTTGGGTGCGGACTCAGCCCAACCGCTTCGGCCCGATCACCGGCCAGTGA
- the hisIE gene encoding bifunctional phosphoribosyl-AMP cyclohydrolase/phosphoribosyl-ATP diphosphatase HisIE has product MQPSSPAFINQLRFNDAGLLPAVAQDWLDGAVLMVAWMNRESIEHTLRSGEVHYWSRSRAELWHKGATSGHTQILRGLRYDCDADVLLLSIEQTGDVACHTGARSCFYEAGDTRSDGGSDALPPPADACTELYRVIRGRQSQPEEGSYTNKLLSGGDNRILKKIGEESAEFVMACKDDVREEIAGEAADLIFHIQVALAHHGVSWREVQEVLAARRGAPRRP; this is encoded by the coding sequence ATGCAGCCCTCCAGCCCCGCCTTCATCAACCAACTCCGTTTTAACGACGCCGGCTTGCTGCCAGCTGTCGCGCAGGACTGGCTTGACGGAGCCGTTCTCATGGTGGCCTGGATGAACCGGGAGTCGATCGAGCACACCCTGCGCAGCGGAGAGGTGCACTACTGGAGCCGGTCCCGCGCCGAGCTCTGGCACAAGGGAGCCACCAGCGGCCACACCCAGATCCTGCGGGGCCTTCGGTACGACTGCGACGCCGACGTGCTGCTGCTGAGCATTGAACAGACCGGAGATGTGGCCTGTCACACCGGGGCCCGAAGCTGTTTCTACGAGGCCGGCGACACCCGCAGCGACGGAGGCAGCGACGCCCTGCCGCCTCCAGCGGATGCCTGCACGGAGCTGTATCGGGTGATCCGTGGCCGGCAGAGCCAACCGGAGGAGGGCAGCTACACGAACAAGCTTCTGAGTGGCGGTGACAACCGGATCCTCAAGAAGATCGGCGAGGAAAGCGCTGAGTTCGTCATGGCCTGCAAGGACGATGTGCGCGAGGAGATCGCCGGTGAAGCCGCCGATCTGATCTTTCATATCCAGGTGGCCCTGGCTCACCACGGCGTCAGCTGGCGGGAGGTGCAGGAGGTGCTGGCGGCGCGGCGTGGAGCTCCGCGCCGCCCTTGA